The Mesorhizobium opportunistum WSM2075 DNA window CAGCACCGCGATCGCTCCTTTCAGCACCACAAAGCCCGACATAAAAACCAGCATCGCGGCAAGGCCGTTGATGCCGTTGGCAATGCGATTTCGATCGGTCAGCATCTGCTGGAGCGGGCGCAACAACATGCGGAGCGGCGACCTGGCACGATCGACAAACGCCAGCCAGAACAGCCGGAGGGTCGCGTATGCGCATCCGGCAATCCAGAAGTAAACTACCAGATAGAAAGCGTATTCGTAAAGTAATCCAAAATCCGGCAGGTTGCCAACTCTGCTGCCGACCACAAAACTCAATCCGAGCGTAAATAGTGCTACCGCATGAACAGTACGGTGCCGGAAAAATGCATCGACCAAAAGGTTTGAGAAGGCGTCATCGACCCCAGCATCAAACCGCCTGCCTATAGCTTCGGAAGTATCTTGCATCGAATGCCCCTCGCAAGACAAATGCCTCAAGAGGGTTTGAAAGACTATTAAAAAAGCAATCGCCGACGGTGGCGTGGGTGCCGAGATGATCGCTCGGTTTAGAAAGACTTAAAATCGCGCACGCAGGACGGTTCGGATCATTTCGGCGTTCTGTGCCAGCACTTCGGGCTTCTCCATCCCACCCGTGTGGGGCTTCAGGGGGATGCCGTCGAAGCGCGGAATGACATGGACATGCAGATGGTAGACAGTCTGCCCTGAAGCGGGCTCGTTGAACTGCATGACGGTGACGCCGTCGGCGTCGAAGGCTTGTTTGACCGCCGCCGCCATTTTCTGGACGACCGTGAAAAGCGGACCGAAGGTCGAGGGGTCGGCGTCGAGCAGGTTGCGCGACGGCGCCTTCGGCACGACCAGCGTATGGCCGGGCCCCTGCGGCATCACGTCCATGAAGGCCACGACCGCTTCGTCTTCGTAGACGCGGTGCGAGGGAATTTCTCCGCGCAGAATCTTGGCGAAGATGTTTTCGGTGTCGTAGGCGGTTTCGGCCATGGTGAGCGCTCCGGATTGTGCCTCGCCATCTCGTGTAGCGAAGCTGCCCCGGAGCGGCAAGACGATGTCGTGGGACGATCAGGTGGCTGCCGCGCAAAAGGCGCCCGCTATTCCTCGAGATCCTTGCGGAAAGGCGTGTGGTCTTCCAGATATTCGCCCATCCGCTCCACTTCGCGACGCTCGCGCCGGAGATAATCGGCCACCGCA harbors:
- a CDS encoding HIT family protein, which encodes MAETAYDTENIFAKILRGEIPSHRVYEDEAVVAFMDVMPQGPGHTLVVPKAPSRNLLDADPSTFGPLFTVVQKMAAAVKQAFDADGVTVMQFNEPASGQTVYHLHVHVIPRFDGIPLKPHTGGMEKPEVLAQNAEMIRTVLRARF